The Bacillus vallismortis genome window below encodes:
- a CDS encoding DUF4097 domain-containing protein → MKKVLGKLLIMAGILIFFGVVVKDVFAAGLGFVSGTEADSASASPGDIDSVVIESDHKNVRIIAEERNDISAGISGKSGKLFVTESKRKLELTAKEKEFQFLNGFNRSFLVVRIPYDYKGDLTVRTSSGDISVDGNQRLALIELNAASASGDMRVTDVRLQDMKVNGSSGDVTISNTVSKTADIDLASGDANLADVSGSLDVKLTSGNLDAALKKVSGPVSVTLTSGDADLSLPENGSFTVKAKSASGSVSSPYSFADTAHKDHHHITGSQGSGRHPIDIKTDSGDLVIR, encoded by the coding sequence ATGAAAAAAGTGCTGGGCAAACTGTTGATCATGGCTGGTATTCTTATATTTTTCGGCGTCGTGGTAAAAGACGTGTTTGCTGCGGGCTTGGGGTTCGTAAGCGGCACTGAAGCCGATTCAGCCAGCGCATCGCCGGGGGATATCGACAGCGTGGTCATTGAGTCGGATCACAAGAATGTCCGGATCATAGCGGAAGAACGAAATGACATATCGGCAGGTATCTCAGGAAAATCGGGAAAGTTATTTGTCACTGAAAGCAAAAGGAAACTGGAGCTGACCGCAAAGGAAAAAGAATTTCAATTTTTGAATGGGTTTAACCGTTCTTTCCTTGTCGTCCGGATTCCATATGATTATAAAGGTGATCTGACGGTGCGGACCTCAAGCGGGGACATATCTGTGGACGGGAATCAGCGTCTTGCGCTTATTGAGCTGAACGCAGCATCTGCGAGCGGAGATATGAGAGTGACGGATGTCCGCCTTCAAGACATGAAAGTAAATGGATCGTCCGGCGATGTCACCATTTCCAATACGGTCTCCAAAACAGCCGACATTGATTTAGCTTCAGGAGACGCGAATCTGGCTGATGTATCAGGCTCTCTTGATGTGAAGCTGACTTCAGGAAACTTAGATGCCGCACTGAAAAAGGTATCAGGTCCTGTATCTGTCACGCTGACAAGCGGTGATGCTGATCTGAGCCTTCCCGAAAACGGCAGCTTTACAGTCAAGGCTAAATCAGCGAGCGGGAGCGTCAGTTCGCCGTATTCATTTGCTGATACAGCACATAAAGATCATCATCACATTACAGGCTCGCAAGGAAGCGGCCGGCATCCAATTGATATCAAAACGGACAGCGGGGATCTAGTGATACGGTAG
- the liaH gene encoding stress responsive protein LiaH, producing the protein MVLKRIRDMFVASVHEGLDKMENPKVMLNQYVRDMESDIAKAKQTIVKQHTIAYQFKKKYEEAAEVAGKRKNQAQLAFDAGEEELAKKALTEMKYLEGKAAEHKVSYEQANSQLTDLKEQLAALETKLQDVKDKKQALIARANAAKAKEHMNTTFDKIDSESAYREFLRIENRIEEMEIRANYSKSAEAGTELTRKEFADDVEAEIENMRALSLQKQDQTSQAANE; encoded by the coding sequence ATGGTATTAAAAAGAATCAGAGACATGTTTGTTGCGTCAGTTCATGAAGGTCTTGATAAAATGGAGAACCCAAAGGTGATGCTCAATCAATATGTCCGTGATATGGAAAGTGACATCGCAAAAGCAAAACAAACAATTGTAAAACAGCACACGATTGCCTATCAATTTAAGAAAAAATATGAAGAAGCAGCTGAGGTGGCTGGAAAACGCAAAAATCAGGCACAGCTCGCATTTGACGCAGGTGAAGAAGAACTTGCGAAAAAGGCACTGACTGAAATGAAATATTTAGAAGGGAAGGCGGCTGAGCATAAAGTGTCCTATGAACAAGCCAACAGTCAGCTGACGGATCTGAAAGAACAGCTGGCTGCACTTGAAACAAAGCTTCAGGACGTAAAGGATAAAAAACAAGCGCTGATTGCCCGAGCCAATGCCGCGAAAGCAAAAGAGCATATGAATACGACATTTGACAAGATTGACAGCGAAAGCGCGTATCGTGAATTTTTACGCATTGAAAATCGTATTGAGGAAATGGAAATCCGCGCGAATTATTCAAAGTCAGCAGAAGCCGGCACAGAACTCACACGAAAAGAATTCGCTGATGATGTGGAAGCGGAGATTGAAAACATGCGGGCGCTCTCGCTGCAAAAACAAGACCAGACATCACAAGCAGCAAATGAATAA
- the liaI gene encoding cell envelope stress-induced membrane anchor protein LiaI, which yields MKINKRTIGGFLLIVFGISVFFGGGSFGFIIPLAIGSLMTYAGIKRFAAGKTITGMIVGGIGAIMLICSLPFVVGLALAAAMVYYGWKLMKNGSADNGVSSFDPEPASAAYQSHFDDEWEEFLKKK from the coding sequence ATGAAGATAAACAAGAGAACAATAGGCGGATTCTTATTAATTGTATTTGGGATCTCCGTCTTTTTTGGAGGAGGAAGCTTCGGCTTTATTATCCCGCTCGCCATCGGGAGCTTGATGACATACGCGGGAATCAAAAGGTTTGCTGCAGGAAAAACCATCACAGGAATGATCGTAGGCGGTATCGGAGCGATCATGCTCATCTGCTCACTTCCGTTTGTCGTCGGACTGGCGCTGGCGGCAGCTATGGTGTATTACGGCTGGAAGCTGATGAAAAACGGATCAGCTGATAACGGTGTATCATCTTTTGATCCGGAACCGGCTTCGGCTGCCTATCAATCTCACTTTGATGACGAATGGGAAGAATTTTTGAAGAAAAAATAA
- a CDS encoding MFS transporter, with protein MVNLIESDSIWKRNFNYLFFSRIVKISGDMFAFNSILWFLIYDGKGAIGTALLIAVTFLPEAVLAPVTGPFMKQNTLKFWMYFSDLTRAVVVLIIPLCHFAGFSPLWFVMSLMIVHSATGAAYNPASIALIPQIVNEQGIQKANAVLQSSAQIVRLGAVTLCGAFLTFISPSYTMLIALVLYLVSGFLVLFIKYTAVESQSESAAVTQRGTYMGRLKRGFTLVRKHQILYPLAIYCIFMNFAAAPWEALSAVYVAEDLNGQPIVYSLLKATTAAGAFLLGFVLAKVKVNRYGLLFVTAGIIEGFAFFITGMNTFLPLVFLAAFTFGAAVSAVNVPEYTIIQTSVDSEDQPQVYAVIHMISNISIPAGAVICGYAANAFGSGPVIAVGGVVEIIAGIGILLFTKLAKAEQADLVKEREASVHL; from the coding sequence ATGGTGAATTTAATTGAAAGTGATAGCATCTGGAAGAGAAATTTTAATTATCTTTTTTTCTCAAGAATAGTCAAGATATCCGGCGATATGTTCGCATTTAATTCGATATTATGGTTTTTAATTTATGACGGCAAAGGCGCGATCGGCACTGCATTATTGATTGCTGTCACTTTTTTGCCGGAAGCTGTGCTGGCGCCTGTGACGGGCCCTTTCATGAAGCAGAACACGCTGAAATTTTGGATGTACTTTTCAGACCTGACTAGGGCAGTGGTTGTCTTGATTATTCCTCTTTGTCATTTTGCGGGCTTTTCTCCGCTGTGGTTTGTCATGTCGCTTATGATTGTGCATTCTGCTACAGGGGCTGCCTACAATCCCGCCTCCATAGCTTTAATTCCCCAAATTGTAAATGAACAGGGCATTCAAAAAGCAAACGCTGTGCTGCAGTCCTCGGCTCAAATTGTCCGGCTCGGTGCTGTTACGTTATGCGGCGCTTTTCTTACATTTATCAGCCCTTCTTATACAATGCTTATCGCACTTGTTCTCTATTTGGTTTCTGGCTTTCTCGTCCTTTTCATTAAATACACTGCGGTTGAATCTCAATCAGAGTCTGCTGCCGTTACGCAGAGAGGCACATATATGGGCAGGCTGAAACGCGGGTTTACACTCGTCAGAAAACATCAGATTTTATATCCGCTCGCCATTTACTGTATCTTTATGAATTTCGCGGCTGCCCCTTGGGAAGCGCTCTCAGCCGTTTACGTTGCGGAAGATTTAAACGGTCAGCCGATCGTTTACTCGCTTTTAAAGGCCACTACCGCCGCAGGCGCGTTTTTATTGGGATTTGTGCTGGCGAAAGTCAAAGTAAACAGGTACGGTCTGCTATTCGTAACTGCCGGCATTATTGAAGGATTTGCTTTCTTTATTACCGGGATGAATACCTTTTTGCCGCTCGTCTTTCTCGCTGCGTTTACCTTTGGCGCCGCAGTCAGTGCTGTAAATGTTCCTGAGTACACGATTATCCAGACATCTGTGGATAGTGAGGATCAGCCGCAGGTCTACGCCGTTATACATATGATCTCAAATATTTCCATACCTGCCGGAGCTGTCATTTGCGGGTATGCTGCAAACGCCTTTGGTTCAGGACCTGTAATCGCTGTTGGAGGGGTTGTTGAAATTATCGCGGGTATCGGCATTTTGCTTTTTACAAAGCTGGCCAAAGCAGAACAGGCCGACCTGGTCAAAGAAAGGGAAGCAAGTGTTCATCTGTAA
- a CDS encoding cob(I)yrinic acid a,c-diamide adenosyltransferase: protein MKLYTKTGDKGQTSLVGGRTDKDSLRVESYGTIDELNSFVGLALAELSGQPGFEDMTAELLTIQHELFDCGGDLAIVTKRKDYTLNEESVSFLETRIDAYTAEAPELKKFILPGGSKGASLLHAARTITRRAERRVVSLMKSEQIHETVLRYLNRLSDYFFAAARVVNVRSGIADVEYERSAIVFRDRNSSES, encoded by the coding sequence ATGAAACTATATACAAAAACAGGCGATAAAGGACAAACGAGCCTAGTTGGAGGCAGAACGGACAAGGACAGCCTTCGCGTCGAAAGCTACGGCACGATTGACGAACTGAACAGCTTTGTTGGGCTTGCTTTGGCAGAGCTTTCCGGGCAGCCCGGCTTTGAAGATATGACAGCCGAGCTGCTCACCATCCAGCATGAGCTGTTTGACTGCGGAGGCGATTTGGCAATCGTCACAAAAAGAAAAGACTATACACTAAATGAAGAATCCGTTTCCTTTTTAGAAACGCGCATTGATGCCTATACAGCAGAAGCGCCAGAATTGAAGAAATTTATTCTTCCGGGCGGATCGAAGGGCGCTTCGCTTCTCCATGCGGCGCGCACCATTACAAGGCGGGCGGAACGCCGAGTGGTATCACTGATGAAATCAGAGCAGATTCATGAAACAGTGCTGCGTTATCTGAATCGGCTGTCCGATTATTTCTTTGCCGCCGCCCGTGTAGTGAATGTGAGAAGCGGCATTGCCGATGTAGAATATGAAAGAAGTGCTATTGTATTTCGGGACCGAAACAGCAGCGAATCATAA
- a CDS encoding heme ABC transporter ATP-binding protein, which produces MKAEGLSGGYGDTRLIDNVSLTVEKGEFLGILGPNGSGKTTLLNLLTGTLRAKEGSVYLAGKPLADYKPKELAQMMAVLPQKTDQAFTFTVKETVAFGRYPFQTGLFRQQTDKDEAIVQEAMEQTGVAAFAQKSIRELSGGEQQRVYLAQALAQQPRILFLDEPTNFLDLAYQKDLLDLIKRLTRENGLAAVSVFHDLNTASLYCDELLFMKNGTAIPKQKPEYAVTEHHIKAVYNTDVTTLVHHSSSKPMIAIQPEQNSVKHKPIPFEALLQAGCDDIFLQTEIPLRTLSSAPVGAGFSWSRTLIHKLLPVQTDPIEGLTAYLAENGFQLAETCAMASSGRLGRFVYRTYEDGELSITICVMSGFSIWILINGYAADQFFVKALMAAEAERVKVLGDRRAEGDILIAATQARQSENIDKRLDQLIQIGTAECVKEAAELFE; this is translated from the coding sequence ATAAAAGCAGAAGGGCTGTCGGGGGGATATGGAGACACCCGGCTGATCGACAATGTCAGCTTAACAGTGGAGAAGGGTGAATTTCTCGGTATTCTCGGCCCTAATGGAAGCGGAAAAACCACGCTTTTGAACTTGCTGACAGGTACGCTGCGGGCCAAGGAGGGCAGCGTTTATCTGGCTGGCAAACCGCTGGCTGACTATAAACCGAAGGAACTAGCGCAAATGATGGCCGTCCTGCCGCAAAAAACGGATCAAGCCTTTACCTTTACCGTCAAAGAAACTGTAGCCTTCGGCAGATATCCATTTCAAACAGGGCTGTTCAGACAGCAGACTGACAAGGATGAAGCCATTGTACAGGAAGCAATGGAGCAAACAGGAGTGGCCGCTTTTGCGCAAAAATCGATCCGAGAACTAAGCGGAGGGGAACAGCAGCGGGTGTATTTGGCCCAAGCTTTGGCGCAGCAGCCGCGCATTTTATTTCTGGACGAGCCGACAAATTTTCTCGACCTGGCTTACCAAAAAGACCTGCTTGATCTCATCAAACGCCTGACAAGAGAAAATGGATTGGCGGCTGTCAGCGTTTTTCATGATCTGAACACCGCGAGCCTGTACTGTGATGAGCTCTTGTTTATGAAAAACGGTACAGCCATACCTAAGCAAAAACCGGAATATGCTGTCACAGAACATCACATAAAGGCCGTGTACAATACAGATGTCACCACATTGGTCCATCACAGCTCATCTAAACCGATGATTGCGATTCAGCCTGAACAAAACAGCGTGAAGCATAAACCTATCCCATTTGAAGCTTTGCTCCAAGCGGGGTGCGATGACATTTTTCTGCAGACAGAAATTCCGCTTCGTACCCTGTCTTCCGCGCCTGTCGGTGCAGGGTTTTCATGGAGCAGGACGCTGATCCATAAACTGCTGCCGGTTCAGACAGACCCTATAGAAGGGCTTACGGCCTACCTAGCAGAAAACGGTTTTCAGCTGGCGGAAACTTGTGCGATGGCTTCTTCGGGAAGGCTTGGCCGTTTCGTGTATCGAACGTATGAAGATGGAGAACTTTCCATTACGATATGCGTCATGTCCGGCTTTTCGATATGGATTTTGATCAACGGCTATGCGGCAGATCAATTCTTTGTCAAAGCTCTTATGGCTGCCGAAGCAGAACGGGTGAAAGTGTTAGGGGACAGACGGGCAGAGGGGGATATTCTCATCGCTGCGACACAAGCTCGTCAATCTGAAAACATAGATAAGCGGCTCGACCAATTGATACAGATCGGAACAGCTGAATGTGTAAAAGAAGCGGCAGAGCTGTTTGAATAA
- a CDS encoding FecCD family ABC transporter permease: protein MRKAFIRIRLRNNRFAAYVIGFSFLAVSIILGISCGSLQIPIPAILRVFWHEGFGGSIGPDDPMYTNIMMNIRLPRVVLAALVGAALSIAGAAFQGLLKNPLADPYTLGVSSGASVGAVVTLFFGLQLPVIGGFTLPVVSVAAALATIAAVLSFSRLVHASMSVSTLILTGVIINSFLGAFISLIIALTGDNLLPIVHWLLGSVSMRGWGYVVLFLPFFLLGTILLIINGRELNVMTYGEDKAKLLGVSVQRRKMLILIAGSFLTGSAVAVSGTIGFVGLVIPHITRLLWGTDHRHLLPLSALLGAGFLVLGDLLSRTIIEPVELPIGIITSLAGAPVFALILIRQHRGGRSL, encoded by the coding sequence TTGCGGAAAGCATTTATCCGGATACGTTTAAGGAATAATCGTTTTGCCGCATATGTCATCGGTTTTTCATTTTTAGCCGTGAGCATCATCTTGGGAATTTCTTGCGGCAGCCTGCAAATTCCTATTCCCGCTATCCTTCGTGTCTTCTGGCATGAAGGCTTCGGCGGCTCTATCGGCCCTGATGACCCGATGTACACAAATATTATGATGAATATCAGACTGCCGAGAGTTGTGCTGGCCGCCCTTGTGGGGGCGGCTCTTTCTATCGCGGGGGCTGCTTTTCAGGGGCTATTGAAAAATCCGCTTGCTGATCCCTACACGCTCGGTGTTTCATCCGGCGCTTCAGTCGGAGCGGTTGTGACCCTGTTCTTCGGCCTGCAGCTTCCTGTCATCGGAGGGTTTACACTCCCGGTTGTGAGTGTGGCCGCGGCACTTGCCACGATTGCGGCGGTTCTTTCCTTCAGCCGCCTTGTTCATGCTTCGATGTCTGTCTCCACCCTCATTTTGACCGGTGTCATCATCAACTCATTTTTAGGCGCGTTTATTTCTCTTATCATTGCCCTGACAGGAGACAACCTGCTGCCGATTGTGCATTGGCTGCTAGGCAGCGTCTCGATGAGAGGCTGGGGCTATGTTGTTCTGTTCCTCCCGTTTTTTCTTTTGGGAACCATTTTACTGATCATTAACGGAAGAGAGCTGAATGTGATGACATATGGAGAAGACAAAGCAAAGCTTCTCGGGGTCAGCGTTCAGCGGAGGAAAATGTTGATTTTAATAGCGGGCTCATTTTTGACGGGAAGCGCTGTGGCTGTATCCGGCACGATCGGCTTTGTCGGTCTTGTCATTCCGCATATCACAAGGCTTTTGTGGGGCACGGACCATCGGCATTTACTGCCGCTGTCCGCCTTGCTCGGAGCAGGTTTTCTCGTTTTGGGCGACCTGCTTTCCAGAACGATCATCGAGCCGGTTGAACTGCCGATTGGAATCATTACGTCCTTGGCGGGGGCGCCTGTTTTCGCCCTTATTTTAATTCGGCAGCACCGCGGGGGGAGGAGCTTATGA
- a CDS encoding ABC transporter substrate-binding protein yields MKKLAGIWTALLLAAVMIAGCGNTADQKDSKAKQKTEAFPVTIDDASKQDVTIKKEPETIVSLMPSNTEITYALGLGEKVVGVTTNDTYPKEVKKVEKVGDMNVNVEKVISLKPDLVLAHESSMSASADAIKQLKDAGITVLTVNDAQSFSEVYKSIEMIGEAAGTEKKADQLVKSMKSDLQDIQEKAKTISKDEEKSVFIEVSPAPDIYTTGKDTFMNEMLNVIHAKNAAADQTGWVQMTDEAIVKLNPDAIVTTDGVKAKAVEKRAGWSEINAVKHHRVYDVDPDLVTRSGPRLIEGVEELAESIYPDTFKE; encoded by the coding sequence ATGAAAAAACTAGCCGGAATATGGACTGCGCTTCTGCTGGCTGCCGTTATGATAGCAGGCTGCGGCAATACGGCAGATCAGAAGGATTCCAAGGCAAAACAAAAGACGGAAGCGTTTCCTGTCACCATTGATGATGCGTCAAAGCAAGATGTGACCATCAAAAAGGAGCCGGAAACGATTGTTTCATTAATGCCGAGCAACACAGAAATCACATACGCTCTCGGTCTTGGTGAAAAAGTGGTCGGTGTCACCACAAACGATACATATCCAAAGGAAGTCAAAAAGGTTGAGAAGGTCGGAGATATGAATGTGAACGTTGAGAAAGTCATTTCTCTAAAGCCAGATCTCGTTCTTGCCCATGAGTCTTCCATGTCAGCGTCAGCGGATGCCATTAAACAGCTGAAGGACGCGGGCATAACCGTGCTGACTGTCAATGATGCGCAATCATTTTCCGAGGTCTACAAATCAATTGAAATGATCGGAGAAGCTGCCGGGACAGAGAAAAAAGCTGACCAGCTCGTGAAAAGCATGAAATCAGATTTGCAGGATATTCAAGAAAAAGCGAAAACCATTTCAAAAGACGAGGAGAAAAGCGTATTTATCGAGGTTTCTCCTGCTCCCGACATTTACACAACCGGAAAAGACACGTTTATGAATGAAATGCTCAATGTCATCCATGCTAAAAACGCAGCAGCGGACCAAACAGGCTGGGTGCAAATGACAGACGAGGCGATCGTAAAACTCAATCCTGATGCTATCGTTACAACAGACGGAGTGAAAGCGAAAGCAGTGGAAAAACGCGCTGGCTGGAGCGAAATCAATGCTGTGAAACATCATCGCGTGTATGATGTGGATCCTGATCTCGTGACACGTTCCGGTCCCCGTCTGATCGAAGGGGTCGAAGAACTTGCGGAAAGCATTTATCCGGATACGTTTAAGGAATAA
- a CDS encoding SDR family NAD(P)-dependent oxidoreductase encodes MDLQLKDKLVIITGSTSGIGKAAAKSFLQEGAAVIVNGRKQETVNRTVEELSGYGTVHGAAADLSKTDEAAAFIEKVNEIGDVDILVNNLGFFEVKDFADVTDEEWNQYFEVNVMSAVRTSRHFLPKMLAKNSGRILNIASEAGIKPLPTMIPYSMTKTALISLSRGMAEMTKGTNVTVNSVLPGPTWTEGVASYMEGAAQAAGQDTDTFIKDYFKVNEPTSLIQRYATAEEVANTIVFLASGAASAINGTAQRVEGGIIRSL; translated from the coding sequence ATGGATTTACAGCTAAAAGACAAACTTGTCATCATCACCGGCTCGACTTCCGGCATCGGGAAAGCCGCGGCAAAAAGCTTTCTGCAAGAGGGTGCGGCAGTCATTGTCAACGGACGCAAACAGGAGACTGTCAATCGCACGGTTGAAGAGCTTTCTGGCTACGGAACGGTGCATGGCGCGGCTGCTGATTTGTCAAAAACAGATGAAGCAGCGGCTTTTATTGAAAAAGTAAATGAAATCGGTGATGTCGATATCCTTGTCAACAACCTTGGTTTCTTCGAGGTAAAAGACTTTGCGGATGTGACAGATGAAGAGTGGAATCAATATTTTGAAGTGAACGTGATGAGCGCGGTTCGGACAAGCCGCCACTTCCTTCCAAAAATGCTTGCCAAAAACAGCGGCCGCATTTTAAATATCGCAAGTGAAGCAGGCATCAAACCGCTTCCAACGATGATTCCGTACTCAATGACAAAAACGGCGCTGATCAGCCTTTCAAGAGGAATGGCTGAAATGACCAAAGGCACGAATGTGACGGTCAACTCAGTGCTTCCGGGACCTACTTGGACAGAGGGCGTAGCATCCTACATGGAGGGCGCCGCACAGGCAGCCGGCCAGGATACAGATACATTCATCAAAGACTATTTCAAAGTCAATGAGCCGACTTCTCTTATTCAGCGATACGCGACAGCAGAAGAAGTCGCCAACACGATCGTATTTCTTGCATCTGGCGCCGCATCCGCCATTAACGGTACGGCACAGCGTGTAGAAGGCGGCATTATCCGTTCTCTCTAA
- a CDS encoding SMP-30/gluconolactonase/LRE family protein, with the protein MDAVLEADTRAVIGEGPLWDEENGRLYWVDILGSELHIFDSEEKINRSIKFKSFVTALAKYSKDELMMTMKDGFYLYHLQDDSLEKIKQPNDMDESLRFNDAKCDPCGRLWAGTTSMEGEQKRASLYRLDQDGSLVKIKDQVSTSNGLDWDRERNLMYYIDTPTQEIVRYRFDPESGNVSNPEPVYRFDQSEGLPDGMTIDQNGMLWVALFGGSRVVHIDPFQKKEIGSITVPAKYVTCCAFGGRDLKTLYITTATEQMTETERYEQPHAGGLFSAKLETGGYQSVPFAGDV; encoded by the coding sequence ATGGATGCAGTATTGGAAGCGGACACTCGGGCAGTCATTGGTGAAGGCCCGCTATGGGATGAAGAAAACGGCCGTTTATATTGGGTTGATATCTTAGGGAGCGAGCTCCACATCTTCGACTCTGAAGAAAAAATCAACCGGTCGATCAAATTCAAGTCCTTTGTGACGGCGCTTGCGAAATATTCCAAGGATGAACTGATGATGACGATGAAAGATGGATTTTACCTGTATCATCTTCAGGATGACAGCTTGGAAAAGATCAAACAGCCGAACGATATGGATGAGAGCCTGCGTTTTAATGACGCGAAATGTGATCCGTGCGGAAGGCTTTGGGCGGGGACGACGAGCATGGAAGGCGAACAAAAACGGGCCTCGCTATACCGTTTGGATCAAGACGGCAGTCTCGTCAAAATCAAAGATCAAGTCTCCACCTCGAACGGTTTGGATTGGGACCGCGAGCGGAATTTAATGTATTACATCGACACGCCGACTCAGGAAATTGTTCGCTACAGGTTTGATCCTGAAAGCGGAAATGTCTCGAATCCAGAACCTGTCTATCGTTTTGATCAATCAGAAGGATTGCCGGACGGCATGACAATCGACCAAAACGGCATGCTGTGGGTGGCGCTGTTTGGCGGCAGCCGCGTTGTTCACATTGACCCGTTTCAGAAGAAAGAAATCGGTTCAATCACCGTTCCGGCTAAATATGTCACGTGCTGCGCGTTCGGCGGCAGAGACTTAAAAACCCTTTACATCACAACGGCAACGGAACAAATGACAGAAACAGAAAGATACGAGCAGCCTCACGCGGGAGGACTGTTTTCAGCAAAACTGGAAACAGGCGGATACCAGTCCGTTCCATTCGCTGGAGACGTATAA
- a CDS encoding HAMP domain-containing sensor histidine kinase — MRLRWKFLFHFFGQMLIVILLLTVMLVASFFYLDSRFSDAESNSGLTKATTDTLEAYLDVNEDGAWEVDNFLKKSVDKQDGWMQIIDSKGKTAYSYSVPKDVPNTHTKKELLSIYKTKKLNQYKVNYWAINIEDKSYLLLSGWKLKSEQLLASIGKREQKIDVPAHYKPSTIDYIKKEKGSIYLLDSNGNILDSVNSTKSERKTMNQLELLKYSSKPWNYKREISVKILDQDRWMVATVPNPVYVTDQEFNKSFLKVVLKAMFLIMGVLFLYIIWMTVWYMFRFGLPIFHTIKWLVNLSKGKLEEPKNRSGLPVSKNKKGKIKQPYRFFGEIFESMDQLTETLRRDKRNREKIQATREEWIAGLSHDLKTPLSSIYGYSMMLESKQYDWSPEEVKEMGQVVREKSEYMSKLIEDLNLTYRLKNDALPIERNLTSLIPFFKNVIEDFKKNPFSEGYDISFVSKEEHIEFALDEGWFRRILENLLGNAVKHNDKGTEIQVILERTKNHISLKVKDNGKGMDEETITHLFNRYYRGTNTKDSSAGTGLGLAIAKELVHLHHGTIHVNSRMNIGTVITILFKKQ; from the coding sequence ATGAGGTTGAGATGGAAATTTTTGTTTCATTTTTTCGGGCAGATGCTGATTGTGATCCTGCTGCTCACGGTTATGCTGGTTGCATCGTTTTTCTATTTAGATTCGCGCTTTAGCGATGCGGAATCCAATTCAGGGCTGACGAAGGCAACGACCGACACACTTGAGGCATATCTCGATGTAAACGAAGACGGGGCATGGGAAGTGGATAATTTTCTGAAGAAATCTGTCGATAAACAGGACGGATGGATGCAAATCATTGATTCCAAAGGGAAAACCGCTTATTCCTACAGTGTGCCTAAAGACGTGCCAAACACCCATACCAAAAAAGAGCTTCTATCTATTTATAAAACCAAAAAGCTTAATCAGTATAAGGTGAATTATTGGGCCATCAATATTGAAGACAAGTCATACCTTTTGTTATCAGGCTGGAAATTAAAGAGCGAACAGCTGCTGGCTTCCATTGGAAAACGTGAACAAAAAATAGACGTTCCAGCACATTATAAGCCGAGTACCATCGACTATATTAAAAAGGAAAAAGGCTCCATTTACCTATTAGACAGCAATGGAAACATCCTTGACAGCGTCAACAGCACAAAAAGTGAAAGAAAAACGATGAACCAGCTGGAGCTGCTCAAATACAGCTCCAAACCTTGGAACTATAAGCGGGAAATTTCCGTTAAGATCCTTGATCAAGACAGATGGATGGTCGCTACGGTGCCGAACCCTGTCTACGTCACCGATCAGGAGTTTAACAAATCATTTCTGAAGGTTGTTCTAAAGGCGATGTTTCTGATCATGGGTGTTCTGTTCCTGTATATCATTTGGATGACAGTTTGGTATATGTTCCGATTCGGGCTGCCGATTTTTCACACGATTAAATGGCTGGTCAACCTATCAAAAGGGAAGCTCGAGGAACCGAAAAACCGGAGCGGCCTTCCTGTCAGCAAAAACAAAAAGGGGAAAATCAAACAGCCGTATCGCTTCTTCGGTGAGATTTTTGAATCCATGGATCAGCTGACTGAAACGCTGAGACGGGATAAGAGAAATAGAGAAAAAATCCAGGCGACAAGGGAAGAATGGATTGCCGGTTTGTCGCACGATTTAAAAACACCGCTCAGCAGCATTTACGGCTACAGCATGATGCTTGAGTCTAAGCAGTATGATTGGTCGCCGGAGGAAGTGAAAGAAATGGGGCAGGTTGTCAGGGAAAAATCTGAATACATGTCCAAGCTGATTGAAGACTTAAATTTAACGTATCGGCTGAAAAATGATGCCCTTCCAATTGAGAGAAATCTGACAAGCCTGATCCCGTTTTTTAAAAACGTTATTGAGGATTTTAAGAAAAATCCGTTTTCTGAAGGGTATGATATCTCCTTTGTATCTAAAGAAGAGCATATTGAATTTGCGCTTGATGAAGGGTGGTTCAGGCGTATATTAGAAAACCTCCTTGGAAATGCGGTGAAACACAACGACAAAGGAACAGAGATTCAGGTCATTCTGGAACGAACTAAAAATCATATTTCGTTGAAGGTTAAGGACAACGGGAAGGGAATGGATGAAGAAACGATCACCCATTTGTTTAACCGTTACTACAGAGGGACGAACACAAAAGATTCATCTGCCGGAACGGGCCTCGGACTCGCCATTGCCAAGGAGCTTGTCCATCTGCATCACGGGACGATTCACGTGAACAGCAGAATGAACATTGGAACGGTCATTACCATCCTTTTTAAAAAGCAATAA